A stretch of Heptranchias perlo isolate sHepPer1 chromosome 1, sHepPer1.hap1, whole genome shotgun sequence DNA encodes these proteins:
- the mab21l2 gene encoding protein mab-21-like 2 has protein sequence MIAAQAKLVYQLNKYYNERCQARKAAIAKTIREVCKVVSDVLKEVEVQEPRFISSLSEIETRFEGLEVIAPTEFEVVLYLNQMGVFNFVDDGSLPGCAVLKLSDGRKRSMSLWVEFITASGYLSARKIRSRFQTLVAQAVDKCSYRDVVKMVADTSEVKLRIRERYVVQITPAFKCTGIWPRSAAQWPMPHIPWPGPNRVAEVKAEGFNLLSKECYSLTGKQSSAESDAWVLQFGEAENRLLMGGCRKKCLSVLKTLRDRHLELPGQPLNNYHMKTLLLYECEKHPRETDWDESCLGDRLNGILLQLISCLQCRRCPHYFLPNLDLFQGKPHSALESAAKQTWRLAREILTNAKSLDKL, from the coding sequence ATGATCGCGGCTCAAGCCAAGCTGGTCTACCAGCTGAACAAGTACTACAACGAGCGATGCCAGGCTAGAAAAGCCGCGATCGCCAAGACCATTCGAGAGGTGTGCAAGGTGGTCTCCGATGTCCTTAAAGAAGTAGAAGTCCAAGAGCCTCGCTTCATCAGCTCCCTTAGCGAGATCGAAACGCGCTTCGAAGGGTTGGAGGTGATCGCTCCAACAGAATTTGAGGTAGTCCTCTACTTGAACCAAATGGGTGTCTTCAACTTCGTGGACGATGGCTCACTGCCTGGCTGCGCTGTGCTAAAACTAAGCGACGGGCGCAAGAGGAGCATGTCCCTTTGGGTCGAGTTCATTACAGCTTCGGGCTACCTGTCAGCCCGGAAGATCCGTTCCAGATTTCAGACCCTGGTGGCACAGGCAGTGGACAAATGCAGTTATCGAGATGTGGTGAAGATGGTGGCGGACACGAGCGAGGTAAAGCTAAGGATCAGGGAGCGTTACGTGGTGCAGATCACGCCAGCTTTCAAATGCACGGGCATCTGGCCCAGGAGTGCGGCTCAGTGGCCCATGCCACATATCCCCTGGCCCGGGCCGAATCGGGTGGCCGAAGTCAAGGCTGAAGGCTTCAACCTCCTGTCCAAAGAGTGCTACTCCCTGACAGGCAAGCAGAGCTCGGCCGAGAGCGACGCTTGGGTTTTACAGTTCGGCGAAGCTGAGAATAGGCTACTGATGGGGGGCTGCAGGAAAAAGTGCCTATCCGTCTTAAAGACTTTGCGTGATCGACACCTCGAGTTGCCAGGGCAGCCCCTCAATAACTACCATATGAAGACACTACTACTCTACGAATGCGAGAAACACCCCAGAGAAACCGACTGGGACGAGTCATGCCTCGGCGACCGCCTCAACGGCATTCTGCTCCAGCTCATCTCCTGTCTCCAGTGTCGGAGGTGTCCTCATTACTTTCTTCCAAACCTAGATCTTTTCCAAGGAAAGCCTCATTCCGCCCTGGAAAGCGCGGCTAAACAGACTTGGCGATTGGCGAGAGAAATTCTTACCAATGCAAAAAGCCTCGATAAACTATAG